Within Aureibacillus halotolerans, the genomic segment TCATTGAACAAAAGTTATGAGTTGCTGGCGTTCATGCAGTACATTATTCTGTAGTGACAATTTTTGTTGCTACTCCTTGGACAGGATAGCTTTCTCGATATTGTCCCGTCGTCCATACTTTAATCTTATCTCCAACATCCGCATCATACGCAACGTCCTTTGTCACAAGGCTGTACAACATTGACCCTTCAGAACCGTTTGATATAAGGATTGTCGTAGCGTCCTTTTCTTGCACAATTCCTTCCAATACATCCCTCGATGAATTAGGCACCTCACTTTGCGTATCTCCTTCACTACAACCGATTAATAAGGTTACACTCAAGACACCAATCAAAAATATATGTATGAGCGCTTTCATAATGGACCTCCTAGAAAGACGATTTAATCTGCGCAAACCAAATATATTAGGATTATAAGCTTCACCAAAGAAGGATGATCCATAGAAATATAAAAATAAACGGGAATACCACAGCTGAGATTTTAAGCGTCTTTTTCGGATGTTTAGCTACATTACGGAAGTATAAAGGAATGCCAAGTGTAAGGACATCGAAAAGGAGCAATGCAAAAAAACTCTTTTTAGTTTGCATATTCCTCTACCTTCAAATGAGCTAATCGAGGAAATAACTTCATGCCTTATTTTCCTGCAATAGCTTAACAAATTTATTCTTCGTCTGAGGATGATAAGAAATGATTCTTCCTTCAAAAACCACCGTAAACACGCCAAAAGGTGTAGGAGATTTCTGTTGTGCCATTTCGAAATGGTCCAATTCGATGACTTTTACATTAATATCAAGTTCTTCTGCCGCCTCATTTAAGTTGAGTACAGCGTCGTGAATAAAAGGACACTGGTCTGATTTAAAAACTGTTATTCCATCGCTATAGTCTTTTGCTGTTTCCTGCCAGTCGTAAAAACGTGGAGTGCCTTCACCATTGAAGTCCAATGCCATTAGTTCAAACTCTGCAATCTGATCAACAAGCCGAAAACCCTTTTTCTCAAAGAACGTTTTATTAGGCAACCATCCTCTTTCGCTCGTCACTAATGCAACCCCAGATAAGTTCATAGCTTTTGCTTCCCTTATACATTCATTTAATAACGTACTACCGAACCCCTTCCCCTTATTTTTTCCGGCGATCCAAAAACAATGAATGACCATATATTTCTTCGCGTTAACAGCTCTCCACGTGAATTCACCTGGAATGTATTCAATAAACCCTCGTTGCTTCCCGTCTTCTTGAATGATCTTTAGACTTAACCCATCCTTAAAACGTTCTTTCAACCATTGTAACTTGCTTTGATACCCTTCTTCTTTCGGTTTACTCCTCATGCAAAAAAAACCATATGTATGAACATTCTCTGAGGTCACGTTGATCATCTCAAACATGTTTTTCGCCTCGTCTCGTAATCATTTTGGCTCATAGTATCGACCTTAAAATCCGGATAAATGATTCATTATTCATGTTAAAACATAGATCTATGATTTGTTAAGCTGATTTTCCTCTCCGTGCCTACTTGTCCAATCATTGTCTTATGATTGCTGTTTCTTATAAACCTCAAGCAACTCGCTCACATGTATTCCATCAATCGTCATTCCTTCCAGATTACAATTGACAATGGACAGATTTTGAAGATTCGAGTCTAGTATGCTGCTGCCCATAAGCTCGCATCTTTCCATGACCAGCGGTATTTTATCTTTGCCAGTTCCCAGCTTAATATCGTGTAAAT encodes:
- a CDS encoding GNAT family N-acetyltransferase — translated: MFEMINVTSENVHTYGFFCMRSKPKEEGYQSKLQWLKERFKDGLSLKIIQEDGKQRGFIEYIPGEFTWRAVNAKKYMVIHCFWIAGKNKGKGFGSTLLNECIREAKAMNLSGVALVTSERGWLPNKTFFEKKGFRLVDQIAEFELMALDFNGEGTPRFYDWQETAKDYSDGITVFKSDQCPFIHDAVLNLNEAAEELDINVKVIELDHFEMAQQKSPTPFGVFTVVFEGRIISYHPQTKNKFVKLLQENKA
- a CDS encoding DUF3221 domain-containing protein, which produces MKALIHIFLIGVLSVTLLIGCSEGDTQSEVPNSSRDVLEGIVQEKDATTILISNGSEGSMLYSLVTKDVAYDADVGDKIKVWTTGQYRESYPVQGVATKIVTTE